The sequence CGGCGAGCCAAGCGGCATGTAGATGCCGACCGCAACCAGCGGCAGCCCGACCAGCGCCAGCACGGCCGCCGCACGACGCCATTTCAGGCTCGATTTCGGCTCCAATGCCGGCTCGCTGGCAGCAGCGGTGAGGAGCCTGCGGCTGATCTCGACGCGCGCGGCTTCCGCTTCGGGCGCTACGATCAGCCCTGCGGCGAGATCACGCTCGATCTCGGTCAACTGGTCCTTGTAGACCGCGACCTCACTGCCCTGATTTTGGCTGTCCTGATCTTGCGCACGCGCGCCGCGGCCGAGCGGCCAGAGCACGGCGAAAATCGCCGCGACCGTCATCAGCGCGAACACGAACCACAACGTCATCTGGCAAGCTTCCGGAAGCGCGCGAGCCGCGCCCATAGCTGGCTTTACACCACGGCCGGACGATGCGGCAATTGACAATTGTCAATTCGGCGCGACCGCGCGCAGTCCGTAACGGTGGAAATCCAACGGCTTAGCCGATCTCGAAGTCCGCGCTCTGGGCGGCGTGCTCGCCATGCCCATTGAAGGCCTTCAGGAAGTATGTTCCGGGCTCGATGGCGTCGGGCAATCTGATGCGGAGCGCGCCGACGGGAACCGGAGATGCAACCTTGGTGACGGTCTCCGGCAATTGGCGACCGCTTGCCTTCTCGACCAGCACGATCTTCGCGCCGACCATCAGCCTTTGATATTTGGCAACTACGACGCGGTTCTCAATTTCGATGGAGCTGATAACGGGTTTCATGCGCCCACAGATGGAAATTTCAAAAACTTGCACGGTGACCGTAGGGCTCGTCACCGGTATCGTCAACTATAAATTGTACTTACGAAAATGTGCGCTTGGATCAGCTGGCGCGCGAGGATTTGCGCTCGCCCGTGAGCGCGTTTTCCGCGGCGCGGCTCATCAGCGAGGCGTAATCGTCGCCGAACAGCACCTGGCAGAAGCGGATCGCCGCCTGCACCTGCTGCTGCCGGTAGGTACGGACCTTGTGATCGGCGGCACGCAGCGACTGCACCAGCTGCTCGGTCGAGCGCTCGACATATTGCTGAAGGTCGGAATAGGTGCGCAGCGTCACCTCGTTGATCGCAAGCTCGCTGGCATAGTTGCGGCAGGTCGCGACGAAATCGATCAGCGCGACGGTCTCCTCGACCTCGGTGCTGTCGATCCGTGCCCCCGGCGGGATGTCCTTCTCGGGCCGCTGGCGCAGGATGCGGCGGACGCGGCCGGGAACGCTGTCGATCTCGGATTGCAGCGCATTGGAGATGTCGGCCCGGATCGAGGTCAGCTGCTTGCCCCAGGCGGAATCGTTGCGCAGGTCGAGCTCGGTGCGCAGACCGCGCACGCCGTCGTGCAGCGCCTTGAGGTTGTCGGCGACATTGTCGAAGTAGCCGCGCTTGATGTCCGTGCGCAGGATCGCGGCCACGCAGGACAGGTCGTGCAGGGCCATCGTGACCGCGACACCATAGGGCGTCGCCGCGACGCGGATCTCGTCGTCGGACGCGGCCATCTTGATGGCGAGGCGGATGATCTGCCAGGGCGCCGTCATCCGCTGCGCCACCATCGACAGCGCGAAGGGCAGCATCTGCGGTGTCTGGAGCACGGGAATGTTGAGCGCGGACGTCACCGAGGCGATCTGGGAATCGCCGAAGGCGCGCAGGAAACGCGGCAGCTTCTCGTTCAGCGTGGCGATGGCTTCCCGGACCTGGAGCACCGCGCCGACCGCATAAAGGTCCTCGATGACGTTGGGCGGGCCGACGCGGGCGAGCGCGCGCGACTTGTCGCCGCCGCCCGGCCCCGTCAGCTCGAAGATGGCATCGGCCGCCGCGGCCTGGAGCTTCTGCGCCAGCGCCTCGACCTGCCCTCCGGCGTCCGCCGGCATGCGCGCCAGCGCCGCCTCGAATTCGTTGACTTTGTCCGGCGCGCCGTCGCGGCCGAGCCATTGCCAGATCGGATGCAGCGAGGAGCGGCGGATCTGGCCGACCCGGATCGGGGCGCCCGCCTCGACCAGAAATGGCTCCAGCACCTGGAACAGCAGCCGCGACAGGTCGTCGGTGCGCGGCGGCGGAACTTCGTCGGCTTCGCTCTTGCGGACGATCTTGCGCAGCTGCTCGAGCACGAGGGTTGCCACCGCCGTGTCCTGGCCGCGCTCGAGGGCGCGCTCGAACTCCCGCATCAGCAGCGCCTGCGACTGCGGCGGGAGCTGCGCGAGATATTCCCTCAGCCGCTCGATCGATGTCTGGCTCATGCGCCCGGTAATGCACGGTAAAATGGCGGACATGGGATGCGTCCGAGCGCGATCATAGGAGGCTGCGCCTTAAGAAGCCGTTGAGGACGTTGGCTCGAATGCCCCCGCTTGCTTGCGGACCGGCCGCCACTGGACCAAAAAATCCCATGAGAACAATGGATTATATTCCGGGAAGCACCAGCTCGGCCCGCAGGCCACCGATCGGGGCCCCGCTCAGGGAGAGGCTGCCGCCATAGAGCGCGGCAAGGTCGGTCACGATCGACAGGCCGAGGCCCGAGCCGGGCTTGGACTCATCTAACCGCTGACCCCGCCGGGCGACCTGGGCGCGCTCGGCCTCCGAGAGGCCGCGGCCGTCGTCATCGACCAGGATCCGCAAGCGGGGGCCCGCGCCCGCCTGGTTCGGCGTCTCGACCAGAACTTCGATGAAGACCCGCGAGGCCGCCCATTTGCAGGCATTGTCGACGAGGTTGCCGACCATCTCCTCCAGATCCTGCCGCTCGCCGCGAAACTTCGCCGACGGGTCGGCCTTGGCCTCGACCATGATGCCCCGGTCGCGGTGGATCTTCTCCATGGTCCGCCGCAGCGCCTCGATGACGGGCGCAACCTCCGTCACGGTCGCAACGATCGAGACCCGCGCCGCAATGCGGGCGCGCTCCAGATGATGGGCGACCTGGTCGCGCATCACGTCGGCCTGCTCCCTCACCTTGGCCGCGAACGGATCGGCGGCGTGGCTGCCTGCCTCGTTGAGAATGACCGAGAGCGGCGTCTTGATCGCATGGGCGAGATTGCCGACATGGGTGCGCGCGCGCTCGACGATTTCGCGATTGGCTTCGATCAGCGCGTTGGTCTCGCGCGCCAGAGGGGCGATCTCGACCGGGAATTCGCCCTCGAGCCGCTCCGCCCGCCCGGAGCGGATGTCGGCGATCGATTCCGAGATACGCTTGAGCGGCGCAAGGCCGAAGCGGACCTGGAACACGGTGGTCAGCAGCAGCACGATGCCGAGCGCGGTGAAGGTGCCGCCGAGATAGTAGTCGAAGCTCCGCGTCTCGTCGAAAATCTCGGTGTCGTCGCCGGCGACGCTGACCAGGAATTTGCCGTCGGCGCCGAGATCGACCGGCCGCTCCACCATGCGCAAATTCTGCCCCTCGGGCCCGTCGACATAGGCGAGGCGAATGCCGGCGGCAGTGAGCTCGGCACCCTGCTCCTCCAGCTTCGGCAGCTTCTTGTCCCAGAGCGAGCGCGAGGAGCGCACCTCCGGCTTCTCGGTGTCGGTGCGCGTGATCTGCCAGTACCAGCCGGACAGCGGCAGCTCAAACAGCGGCTCGCCGAGCGACTGGAACTGGCGGTCCGGCGGCTCGTCGGGGGTTGCGACCTCGGCGATGAGGGTGCGCAGGTATAGATTGAGCCGGCGGTCGAAGGCACGCTCGGTGGCGTTTTTGTAGACCGACGACAGCACCACGCCGGTGATGGCCAGGATCACGACAAGCCACGCCGTTGCCGACAGGAACAGGCGGTTGGCAAGTGAGCTAGCGGGCATCGAGCCGATCCCGGGAGACGCAGGATGTCAGGTGGTCGGACGTCATAACCGGACCAAGGCCGCTGTTCGGCCTCCCGTCAAGCCTGAGAAGCCATCAAGCGCCCGGCGCGGGCGGCGGGGTCAGGAGATAGCCGAGGCCGCGGACGGTTTGGATGATGTCGACGTCGAGCTTCTTGCGGATACGGCCGACGAAGACCTCGATCGTGTTGGAGTCGCGGTCGAAATCCTGGTCGTAGAGATGCTCGACCAGCTCGGTGCGCGAGACCACGCGGCCGGAATGGTGCATCAAATAGGCCAGAAGCCGATATTCGTGCGAGGTCATCTTGATGGGATTGCCGGAGACGCTGACCCGCCCGGTGCGGGTGTCGAGCGTGACGGGGCCGCAAGACAGCTCGCTCTGGGCATGACCGGTGGAGCGGCGCAGCAGGGCGCGGATGCGCGCCAGCACCTCCTCCAGATGGAACGGCTTGGCGACATAGTCATCCGCGCCGGCATCGAAACCCTGCACCTTGTCGCTCCAGCGGTCGCGTGCGGTCAGGATGAGCACCGGCATGGTGCGGCCATTGCGGCGCCAGGCCTCCAGCACCGAGATGCCGTCCTTCTTCGGCAGGCCGATGTCGAGCACGACGGCATCGTAGGGCTCGTTGTCGCCGAGATAATGCCCCTCCTCACCGTCGAAGGCTCGGTCGACGACGTAGCCGGCGTCGGTCAGCGCCTTGGTGAGCTGGCGATTGAGATCGGGGTCGTCCTCGACAACGAGCAGGCGCACTCTTCTCTCCAGACATAGGCCGCATCAACTGCGCCAGAGATGAGCAATTCCGGCGTGAACTGAATATGAACGCGGGGAACTGCCTGCGTTACTTTTTAGTCATATATGACTTGGTCATAGACGCCGCCCATTGATGCGACTGCGCCCGCCGCGCCACCGGACCGGCCGGCGACATGGCGGGCGCAGTGTGGCGCTTTCCGCGGTGAGTCGAAAGGTGCGAGCCGTCTCCTCGATCGACCCGTCAGGTCCGGAAGAACACGAACCAGATGACGGCGAGGATCAGGATCGCAAGCCCGGTCGAGATGGCGAGCAGCGCCGCCACCGAAGGCCCCGGCTCGCCCTGGCGCGCCTCGGTCGGAGTTTCGACGATCCGGTTCTGCTCTCGCGTGGATGCCATGATGTCCTCAATCTCTGGATGTCGCCTCCGATGGGCGGCGACCATGTCGCGGCCCTGTATGCGGAGCCAACGCCCGATCCGAATTGATGTTCCGGATTTTCCCCTCGACCAACGCAGCAACCGCACAACTGGCGGCCGGTTAACGCAGTTGCAAGATTCCGAGTCGCGCCTTGCTATGATTCGGTGTTCCCCGATGGTATTCTCATAAGTCTGTCCCCGTTGCGTTTGGAGTAGCCCATGGCCCCCCGCGCCAATTGGAAGGGTTTTCTGCGTCTGTCGCTCGTGACCTGCCCGGTCGCGCTGTATCCGGCCACTTCGGATACGGAGAAGGTCTCGTTCAACCAGATCAATCGCAAGACCGGACATCGGATCAAGTACCTCAAGGTCGACGCCGAGACCGGTGACGAGGTGACCTCCGAGGACATCGTCAAGGGCTACAAGGTCGACACCGACACCTATGTCGAGGTCACCAAGGACGAGCTCGAGGAGATCGCGCTCGACTCCACCCACACGATCGAGATCGACGAGTTCGTGCCGAAGGCCGACATCGACAACCGCTATCTGATCCGCCCCTATTATCTCGTGCCGGACGGCAAGGTCGGGCATGACGCCTATGCGGTGATCCGCGAAACCATCCGCAGCATGGACAAGGTCGCGATCGGCCGCGTGGTGCTGACCAACCGCGAACACATCATCGCGCTGGAACCGCTCGAGAGCGGCCTGATGGGCACGCTGCTGCGCTACCCCTACGAGGTCCGCAGCGAGACCGAATATTTCGACGACATTCAGGATGTGAAGCTGACCAAGGACATGCTCGACCTTGCCAAGCATATTGTCGAGAAGAAGTCCGGCGCGTTCGAGCCCGAGCTGTTCGAGGACCATTACGAGACCGCGCTGATCGACCTCATCAACAAGAAGCGCAGCGGCATGCCGATCGCCGCGAAAACGACGCCCAAGACCGGCGGCAACGTCATCAACCTGATGGACGCGCTGAAGAAGAGCATCGCGAACGAGAAGGATGTGGCGCCCGCCGCGAAGGTCGCCAAGGAAACTGTCAAAGAAACCGTGAAGGAAGCCGTCAAGGGCAAGAAGCCGAAGAAGCGCGTCGAGGGCCAGCGCGAGATGCTGCTGCCGATCTCAGGCAAGAGCGGCAAGGACACCGCTGCGAAGACGGCGAAGGAGCCTGCGAAGAAGGCCGACAAGCCGGTGCGCGCGCCGGCCCGCGCGAAGAAGGCCGGCTAGCGGCAGCACACCGTCTCATCGCGCCGTGATGTCCCCCCTCGCCGATCGGCCGGCCTGACATGCCCTGGTCGGCGGCGTTCGACGATCCCATTACCTTGCGCGGCGGACGCAAGCTGCGGACGCTGCAAGAGGCGGCCGATCACGTCATGCACCTGCCCGAGGACACGCAGCACGGGCCGCACTGGCAGACCGCGATCGAGACCCTGATCCATGCGGCCGAGACCGGCGGCGGCTGGATGATGTTCGCCCGCATCGCGATGTTGCGGGCGCTGAACGCGGACACCGGTCGCAATTAGCCTCAACGATCCGTTAAGCCGCACCATCGTTTTCCGCGCCAGTCGGGCGACACGTAATCCTACGGAAGACAAAATTAACGTTCGATTCCCGTTACGCACGGCATGGTCGCGCCGTCGGTCGAACCCGGGGGGTTGCACGCCGTGCAGCAGGACGCCAGAAAGAACTACATCGGTCTCGTGAACGACACGGCCGAGGAAGAGCGCCTCGGCGGCAGCTCCGCGCGGCCGCAGCCGCAGGTCATGAGCTATCTGGTCGGGCGCCTTGCAGCGGTGCTGAAACGCGCCGACAAGGCTCAATCGGGGCGCTCGATCACGTCCTGAACGGCGCGAGACCGTCAAATCCACCGGAACCCGGTGACGAAACCTTAAATCAACGAATGGCATCATATAAGGCCGCAAGTCGGACCATCCCGCCTGCGTACTTTGCTTTGGCGCGCACAGCGCCCCGGTCGAAAAGTTAGTGAATCAATTTACCGTTTCGAAGACGGCGCCAGCTTACGTTGGACGGAGAACAGGAGTTGACGATGGCTTTGCTCAGGTCATTTCTTGCCGATGAAAATGGTGCCACCGCGATCGAATATTGTCTGATCGCCGCCGGCATTGCGCTCGCGATCGTCACCGTCGTCAACAACACCGGCAGCGCGCTTCTGAACAACAAATTCAACTCTGTCAGCTCGGCAATGAAGTAACGGCCGTATCGGCCTGACACGACGCACTGCACGCGCTCCATCCGCGGCCGCGAACGCATAGAGCGAAGCCGGCTCCCCATTTCCGTCAAATTTGACCGCCATTGGGTGCTGATATTCTTGAGCACGGCGCGGCGCGAACGGTCATGCCGTCAATTGTTGAACCAAAGTTGTTTGAGGATGCGGATGAGACGCACGATCGTCCTGGCTTTCAGCCTCATGCTGGTCGGCGTCTGCTCGCAGGACAGCGCGCGGGGACAGACCGCGCCACCGGTTTCGCTTGCTCCGCCGCAAGCTTCCCTGCCCCAGGCCTCGCCGCCACCAGCGAGCGCTAAGAATTCCCGGGCCAAGCGCGATCCGTCCCCAGTGACGGTGCCCAGCAGCGAGGCTTCGACGCCTGCGATCGGCAGCTTGCCACCGTCGCCGAATCCCGCCGCCGACTACGATGGTTTCAGTGTGGGCACCGAATACGACGGCATCTCAGCTCAGGTGGCGTCGCCCGCGCGGCCGCGCGCAGCGAGGAACAAGAGCGAGACAGGAATGGCTCGATGAGGACGATGAGGCGCTGAAACGAAAGCTGACGATTTGCAAGAACTGCAAATAGGGAAGCTTGTGTAACCCCATCCCGTAGCCCGGATCGAACGCTACGGCACGCAATCCACCGAACGCCTCATTCCCGACAGGGCTGTCCCGCCGCGCCCGACAAGGCCATGTCCTTGACGTGATCCTTGCGCGACACTTCGATCAACATCGAGACGGCACTTGCGACCGCAGATGAGCGATGACGAGGACATTCCCTCGCGCACGCCCTGCATGGCTGACCTACCTGCGGGCGCGACCAACTGCGCTTTACGCCTCTGCGATTTCCTGATCCTCTCTCCTCAATCGGCCGGATCAACCGGCCTCCGCAGGGAGAGAGACGCCATGAAGCTCGGCACCGCGATCGCGGAAATCATGAAGCGCGAGGGCATCGAGATCCTCTGCGGCTATCCCGTCAACCATTTGATCGAGCATGCCGCGAAGGCCGAGATCCGCCCGGTGATGGTGCGGCAGGAGCGCGTCGGCATCCACATGGCGGACGCGATCTCGCGGGTGACGTCGGGCCGAAGCATCGGCGCGTTCTGCATGCAGCATGGCCCCGGCGCGGAGAATGCGATGGGCGGCGTCGCGCAGTGTTTTGGCGAATCCGTGCCCGTGCTGGTGCTGCCGATGGGCTATCAGCGCCGGCTGTCGCATATCGAGCCGAACTTCAATTCCAGCGAGGCGATGAAGCCGTTCGCGAAATCCTCCGAGCCGATCATCCTCGCGGCCGAGGTCGCCAACATCTTCCGCCGCGCATTTACAAAACTGAAGAACGGCCGCGGCGGCCCTGTGATCGTCGAAATCCCCTCGGACATGTGGAACGAGGAGGTGCCGGAGCCGCTGAACTACACGCCGGTGCTGCGCACCCGCTACGGCGCCGATCCCGTGCATGTGAAAGAGGCAGCCGCCCTGCTAGTCAACGCCAAGCGGCCGGTGATCTACGCCGGCCAGGGCGTGCATTACGCCCAGGCCTGGCCGCAGTTGAAGCGGCTCGCCGAGCGGCTCGCGATTCCCGTCACCACCAGTCTCGGCGGCAAATCCTCATTCCCGGAAACACACCCGCTCTCGCTTGGATCGGGTGGCCTCGCCGTCCCCCGCGCAGTGCCGAAATTCCTGGCCGAAGCCGACGTGATCTTCGGCATCGGCTGCTCCTTTACCGAGACCAGTTTCGGCATCGCGATGCCGAAGGGAAAGACCATCATCCATTCGACGCTCGATCCCAATCATCTCAACAAGGACGTGGAAGCCAGGATCGGCCTCGTCGGCGATGCCGGGCTGGTACTCGACGCGCTGCTCGAGGAGATCGGCAAGACCGTCACCGCGGATCGCGATGCATCCACTGTCGCGGCCGAGATCGCGGCCTCGCACAAGGAGTGGCTGGCGAAATGGATGCCGAAGCTCACCAGCAATGACGCGCCGCTCAGCCCTTATCGCGTGCTGTGGGACCTGCAGCACACCGTCGACATCAACAACACCATCATCACGCATGATGCCGGCAGCCCGCGCGACCAGCTCTCGCCGTTCTGGAAATCGGTCGAACCGCTCACCTATCTCGGCTGGGGCAAGACAACCCAGCTCGGCTACGGCCTTGGGCTGGCGATGGGCGCCAAGCTGGCCAAGCCCGACAAGCTCTGCATCAACGTCTGGGGCGATGCAGCCATTGGCTTTACGGGCATGGATTTCGAGACCGCGGTGCGCGAGCGCATCCCGATCATGTCGATCCTGCTCAACAATTTCTCGATGGCGATCGAGCTGAAGGTGATGCCGGTCTCGACCGAGAAATATCGTTCGACCGACATCTCCGGCGACTATGCCGCAATGGCGCGCGCCTTCGGCGGCTACGGCGAGCGGGTGACGAGGCCCGAGGACATCGTGCCGGCGATCAGGCGCGGCATCCAGAAGACCCAGGAAGGCACCCCGGTGCTGCTGGAGTTCATCACGGCCAAGGAAACCGAGGTGTCGCGGCCGGCGACGTGAGCAAGGGCCGGATCTCGCTGCGGCGCTGGCTCCGGCCGCAGGAGATGTGATAATCCGCCCTGGTGCCGCGCCCGCCGCGGCATCAGTCCGGATTGCGAATGACCAACCCTTCCAACGATGTCGCCGATGACCTCGCAGCCGAGAACGCATGGCTGCGCAGCGAGCTTGCGACGGCGCGTGACCGCCAGAGCGCCAGCGCCGAGATCCTGCGCATCATCGCGGCCTCCCCTTCCGATGCACGGCCGGTGTTCGCGGCGATCGCGTCCAGCTCAAAACGCCTGCTCGGCGGCTTCTCCGCCACCGTGCTCCAGTTCATCGGCGACGAGCTGCATCTCGTCGCCTGTACGCCGACGAGCCCGGAGGCGGACGCCGGACTGAGGGCCTCGTTCCCGCGGAAGATCACGGAGTTTCCGACCTTCGAGCTGGTGCGCGGCGGCGAGACGATTCAGTTTCCCGACAGCGAAGCCGCCGACGTCCCGCAGCTGAATCGCGATCTCGCGCGGCTGCGCGGCTTCCGCAGCGTGCTGTTCATGCCGCTGATGAGCCGCGGCACGGCAGTCGGCATGATTAGCGTGACGCGCGCCGAGACCGGCGCGTTCGCGCCCGACCTTGTACAGCTGCTCCAGACTTTTGCCGACCAGGCCGTGATCGCGATCGAGAATGCGCGGCTGTTCAACGAGACGCAGCAGGCGCTGGAACGTCAGACCGCCACGGCCGACATTCTGAAAGTGATGGCCGCTTCGCCCTCCGACGTGCAGCCGGTGTTCGACGCCATCGCCGCCAATGCCAACCGCCTGATCGGCGGCTTCTCCACCGCCGTGCTGCGCTATATCGATGGCGCGGCGCATCTTGCGGCATTCACCCCGGCCGACCCGGCCGGCGACCGCCTCCTCCAGGCGTCATTCCCTGTGCCATTCGCGCAGTTTCCGCCCTACCGGCTCGTGGCTCACGGTGCCGCCGCACAACTCCCCGACACCGAGCTCGAACCGGCCGCACGCGACATCGCGCGTGCCCGCGGCTATCGCAGTATGCTGTTCACGCCCTTGATGAGCGAGGGCGAAGCCAAAGGCGTCATCATCGCCACGCGGCGGACGACCGGCGCGTTTGCCGAGCATCACGTGCGGCTGCTGCAAACTTTCGCCGACCAGGCCGTGATTGCGGTCAAGAATGTCAGCCTGTTCAACGCCACGCGGGAAGCGCTGGAACGGCAGACCGCGACTGCCGACATCCTCAAGGTCA comes from Bradyrhizobium diazoefficiens and encodes:
- a CDS encoding sensor histidine kinase; the protein is MPASSLANRLFLSATAWLVVILAITGVVLSSVYKNATERAFDRRLNLYLRTLIAEVATPDEPPDRQFQSLGEPLFELPLSGWYWQITRTDTEKPEVRSSRSLWDKKLPKLEEQGAELTAAGIRLAYVDGPEGQNLRMVERPVDLGADGKFLVSVAGDDTEIFDETRSFDYYLGGTFTALGIVLLLTTVFQVRFGLAPLKRISESIADIRSGRAERLEGEFPVEIAPLARETNALIEANREIVERARTHVGNLAHAIKTPLSVILNEAGSHAADPFAAKVREQADVMRDQVAHHLERARIAARVSIVATVTEVAPVIEALRRTMEKIHRDRGIMVEAKADPSAKFRGERQDLEEMVGNLVDNACKWAASRVFIEVLVETPNQAGAGPRLRILVDDDGRGLSEAERAQVARRGQRLDESKPGSGLGLSIVTDLAALYGGSLSLSGAPIGGLRAELVLPGI
- a CDS encoding response regulator transcription factor, whose product is MRLLVVEDDPDLNRQLTKALTDAGYVVDRAFDGEEGHYLGDNEPYDAVVLDIGLPKKDGISVLEAWRRNGRTMPVLILTARDRWSDKVQGFDAGADDYVAKPFHLEEVLARIRALLRRSTGHAQSELSCGPVTLDTRTGRVSVSGNPIKMTSHEYRLLAYLMHHSGRVVSRTELVEHLYDQDFDRDSNTIEVFVGRIRKKLDVDIIQTVRGLGYLLTPPPAPGA
- a CDS encoding Ku protein produces the protein MAPRANWKGFLRLSLVTCPVALYPATSDTEKVSFNQINRKTGHRIKYLKVDAETGDEVTSEDIVKGYKVDTDTYVEVTKDELEEIALDSTHTIEIDEFVPKADIDNRYLIRPYYLVPDGKVGHDAYAVIRETIRSMDKVAIGRVVLTNREHIIALEPLESGLMGTLLRYPYEVRSETEYFDDIQDVKLTKDMLDLAKHIVEKKSGAFEPELFEDHYETALIDLINKKRSGMPIAAKTTPKTGGNVINLMDALKKSIANEKDVAPAAKVAKETVKETVKEAVKGKKPKKRVEGQREMLLPISGKSGKDTAAKTAKEPAKKADKPVRAPARAKKAG
- a CDS encoding Flp family type IVb pilin, giving the protein MALLRSFLADENGATAIEYCLIAAGIALAIVTVVNNTGSALLNNKFNSVSSAMK
- a CDS encoding thiamine pyrophosphate-requiring protein, which produces MKLGTAIAEIMKREGIEILCGYPVNHLIEHAAKAEIRPVMVRQERVGIHMADAISRVTSGRSIGAFCMQHGPGAENAMGGVAQCFGESVPVLVLPMGYQRRLSHIEPNFNSSEAMKPFAKSSEPIILAAEVANIFRRAFTKLKNGRGGPVIVEIPSDMWNEEVPEPLNYTPVLRTRYGADPVHVKEAAALLVNAKRPVIYAGQGVHYAQAWPQLKRLAERLAIPVTTSLGGKSSFPETHPLSLGSGGLAVPRAVPKFLAEADVIFGIGCSFTETSFGIAMPKGKTIIHSTLDPNHLNKDVEARIGLVGDAGLVLDALLEEIGKTVTADRDASTVAAEIAASHKEWLAKWMPKLTSNDAPLSPYRVLWDLQHTVDINNTIITHDAGSPRDQLSPFWKSVEPLTYLGWGKTTQLGYGLGLAMGAKLAKPDKLCINVWGDAAIGFTGMDFETAVRERIPIMSILLNNFSMAIELKVMPVSTEKYRSTDISGDYAAMARAFGGYGERVTRPEDIVPAIRRGIQKTQEGTPVLLEFITAKETEVSRPAT